AAAGATGGCGAAGCCCTTCAGGAACACCTCCCAGGAGCTCTCCCTCCTTGATACTGGCACTGGGCAGGTGCTGGAGGCACATCTTACAAGTATAAGTGTGAGGCACAGCTGGGGCCTACTCCTCAAATTTCTTAAGCACATAAATGTCTTGAAGATGAAAAACTCTGGGGCTTCACCACTTCCACAGCATGCCTTTCCCTACTCAGCCTCCTGTGAGTCTAGGGCTGACTCCATTGACCATGATGCCAAAGTCCTGGGAAAACCCACCCAGAAAGGTCCAGGATTAAAGGAGGTAGTAGTAACTTCAGTTCCCAGTCTGAAGTGTCCTCTTTCTGGCCTCTTATTTGAGTCCCTGAGTAGAACTCTATCTGTTGACAACTGAAGGGTCTTAGATGCTCTTGCAACTGCACAAGAGGGCAGCCTGGCTTCTCAACCACACACACTTACATTCTTGTGGGCAGAACTTGGCATAACGATGTTGTCCTGGGGTCTGAAAGAGACAGCCTGAAACCAACTCTAAGCCTAGAAATGGGCAGACATGATTCCCTGGGGAGTAGAGGTGTGAGCACACAAGACTCACAAGACTCATGCCACAGCATGTCATCACTTCAGTTAGGGTCCCAATTTTTAAGCTCTAAAGAAATCAGAGATagaagatgatgatgaggagTCTCCTGACTGGGAAATCACCATTGGAATCAGGAAGACGTCAAACTACCCAAATGTTCATATTAATCTGGGGAATTCAAAATCTCAGGGGTCCAGTGAAAGACCCTCTCCTTCTAGAAGTTCTATATTCCAGAGCCAAGGATACTCATATCTGAGTCTTTGATTTCACATAATTAAAGGAACTTTCCTTTGTTTGCTATCATATTTTTCCTGTAAtgaaactggcttatttcatagaTCTCTTTCAAGTCTGGCATTACTCAATTTCATGTAATTCATATAAGtcacaattatgaaaattaaaatttaaatatctagaagaaataatgtggtattcaaaataagaattaaattatttaattataaagaatttaAGGTTAAGGTACTTCATAATGTTCTATTTTGTGTTTAGTGATGAGCATGCAAGTATATTGTTATTTATGAAACTATTTTGTATATGCCTTTTAATAATACATATCTCTAAATACATTTATCTAGAAACACCACCTAAACTTTGTACAAATGTTTTACAGcttatgaacaaaaatatttcaaaatgcataagATACAATTTGatcataagaatataaaaataatgcacaacTCAAAATTATAGTCATTCTGGTATGAATAGGATTATGACAAATTAATTGCATTAAGATTATCAAGCTATAAAGTCTTATATTGCAGTATTATTCAaatgtagataaatataaaacattaatttgtatAAAAGATGCAAGCATTTCTAACTAGAGCCAATAAATATCTTGTACTAATTGtctcattttaaatcattatacaatcatatatgaatatatgcaaaatttgaaagttttaatTACCTTTTAATGGAAAGAGTAGCTATAGcatcttcatatttattatttatttattatttatttatttatttatttatttatttatttatttattgtgttcttCAATCTGTTTATGTCTAAAAGGAGAGaagaatgcatttgaaaaaaattctacctcAGGGAAGGCAGTTTCAACTTTATAAGAACATCAGAAAAGGTTAATGTGGTACTGTGTGGTTAATTAAACAAAAACCCCCAATATTCTACTTCTTAATTAAAGGAATGTTCTAAATAGGACATTTGTTTTATCTTCTCTCCAGCAATACCCAATGGGCTTGGTTTGTCAGCCTAATGGTTAGATAATAGATTTCTATAATCCTGCTCTCTGTGTGCCTTCATGgtcaaggaaaatttatttttcttctgaaaccaGTGTCcttattttgaaatcaaatgtTTGTATATCCCCACTAACTCACATAGAAGTAGAACATATTTAGAGGGCAGTTGGACATTCATAAATGCATCTATTGAAAACTAGCTGGAAACTTCTTGAAGGCACAGTTGTGTGATTCATCTCTGGCACTTCATCACAACTTCCTTGTCAATAGatgtaactattaaaatatttattttaactcaacCAATTGATGATAGAGCTAACTGGTTTACTCCagcatacaaatacacacacacacacacacacacacacacacacatacacacatcatcatcatcatcatcatcatcatcttatttTAGACTCTTAACTTTAAGTTTGCATACAGGTGATGATGTGCCTTGGTTTATTCCTGTCGTGATgctattatagtttggatctggaatatcccccaaaggctcatgtaacaaaatcttggtccccagtgcagaaatgttcagagatgagacatttgggaagtgattggataacAAGAGTCTAACTTCATCATCTCCATTGAGGAATCATAACTGAATGGattgttgggaggtggtagaaactgtaggagatgGAAACTAGTTGAGAGACCAGATCTTTGGAATTGCTCCCTGCCCcaggatctttttaaaataaacctttcatcctTTATGTTGattttcccaggtattttgtcacagtgataaaaagctgactaataaatatgccataattatttttagagatgGCCTTATTTAAAGAGTGTGATAAGAAGAATAATAAGCCCCAAAATGTCTAATTCCTAGACATATATTCCATGAATACATTATGCTACATGGAAAAGGAATTTTGCAGATATGATTCAGAATATGGATCTTGAGATGTAAAGAGTATCCTTGATTAACTTGGACCGAGTCTAGTTACATGAGTCCTTAAAAGCAGAGAATTGTTCCTATGAAGATCAGAGGGATATGACAAGATGGAAAGGGGAAAACATTTCAAGCACAGTATGGTCAACTGTTTGCTGGTTTGAAGATggaggacaaggaccaagctcAAAGAACGTATATAGCTGGGAACAATGTTTTGCTCACAGCCACAAAGGACTAAATCCTACCAGTAACGcaaatgagcaaagaaatgaaTCCTCCCCTAGAACCTCCAAACAGGAAAACACACCCTTATAGCATTTGGATTTTAGCCTGGTGAAGTTTTACAAAATCACAAAACTGTGAAGTAATAAATTCATTTCAGATGTCAAATTGGTGgtaatttattatagcagcaggagaaaactaatacagatattttaatatgGTCACTCCAGTTGGAAAGCTACATCAGGGCCAGTGAACAGGGAACCTGCAGAGGGGAAGCCAAAATCATAAAGTCCCTTCAATTTAAGAGTCAGAAAAGTGTACAGTGTACAGAAAGGCAGCCTCTCCATCCTCTTTAGCATCTTTCTGGATTCCCTTAAGGTCTTGGAGAATGGGAGCATGTGTTATATACAGCAAGATATTAGGAGGGCTAGTTTATGTCATTAGAgactgaaaatttaatttcatctcttcagaagaactggtttaaaaaatgcatacagAAATGACAATGTTGGCATTTTTTTAGAGTATCACAATACAGTTGAACGAATATGAgttatttgaaagaagaaagaacttaAGTGTTTAAAGATAAAGCTGCTTTGGCTGCTTCAGATTTCCACTGATTGAGCGCAGACTTCTGCAATTGCCTCTGCAGCTGTTTCAGGCTTCAGTGCTACTCTTTTAACTTGACATTCTGGAAATTAGTTAATTTAGTTTTAAACAGCTGACTTACTGTTAAGCAATAAAATACATCTCTTTAAGAATCATTTctctcctcaggaaaagaaattacataaGCAACATAAACATACAAGCTGCAAGCTGAGTGGCAAATTCTTTGCTGCTGTAAAGCCTCCAAGGGCCTGAAGAAGGGCTCTTCCTTGCCTGAGAGATGAGCCACAAGGAAGAATCCATGTGGAGACAGGTTCAATTATGACTTTGATGGAGAAGAGGAATACTTTGAGGACAATGTAAAAATGGCCAGAAAGCGAGAAAGCCATCTCCCAAACACCGGAGTTCTCCAGAGTGGTCCCCAGACCACAGTATCTAGTAGGAACTCATTATAACAGAAAATTCTTGAATCTCCCCCAGGCTTGATAAAAATTTCTGGTGGTAGAACTCCAAACTCTACACTGTTACAAAAATCCTACAGGTGATCCAGATGTCTGCTAATGTTTGAGAAATAGTGACCTAACACAACCTCTCTGgtcactttctaaattttcttcttagcttctctaaagttttctttaattcctGAGATACCTCCAGGAATTAAACAGAGGCTGTTCTTACTAGGTTACTGCCCCTCAACCTAATTTATTTTAGGGTACTGTGTATGAATGAGTTCTCACTATATCCAATAAGGTTCTTAATATGTCAAGTGCCCaatcaatggaaaataattaaaattgataataCAGTAAGAACATGTTTAGTGAGTGGGagttcaaaagaggaaaaaagaattcaatctatttggttttaaatttattttgtttgctgtCTACTTTTGAGCAAATTCATTTGCTTGCTAGCAGCAAAATATtgtcatgaaatatattttgaaaacatggatTTTTAGGCCTTTTCCCTGCATTTTTACATAGTTATATccaacacttatttattttcctaagaggtcctttctcatttttgtctAGAACTTCAATAGTTTACTAGGAAGCTAGGAGCATGCTTTTGAAATTAATCATCTAATCATCTAAATAATTGAAGGCTAATAACAGAGTTAGGAAATTTACCAATTGaaactaatttttagaaaatatagctTGCTATCTTTTTTGAGATTAGTTTTGGCAGACAAATgttaatgggtaaaaaaaaaatcactcactgtacataattaaaatatttggctgGCGGCGGTGTCCGACCGGGGATGCGGAGGGCGGCCGGGCAGGTGGGGCGCCGCCCGAAGGGCCGGGCGGAGAGCTGGGCTGCAGGCGCCGCCCCGCAGCCCGCCGCGGGAGGAGCGGGCGGCTGCCGGCCCGCGGCGCGCGTCTGGCTGAGCCGGGCGGGCGCGCCGGGACCACCCAGCGATGGTGCCGCCGCCTGTGTAGCGCGCGCCCGAGCGCGctgcagagaaagaaatgaacacGCCCACGAATGCTAGAtgcctgtgagctccctcggcggcactgaaaaggcagagtggaGGCCTCCGAGTACCGGCTCCTTGCCCTGGGTCTTGGCGCTGCCCCTGCTGCTCGCAGTCCACCATGGAGACGCTGTCCCAGGATTCGCTGCTGGAATGTCAGATCTGCTTCAACTACTACAGCCCCCGGCGGAGGCCTAAGCTGCTGGATTGCAAACACACCTGCTGTTCGGTGTGCCTGCAGCAGATGAGGACGAGCCAGAAGGACGTGAGGTCCTCCTGGTGCCTCGGCATCACCAAGCTGCCCCCTGGCTTCTCCGTGTCGCAGCTGCCCTATGACCCCGAGGTCCTGGCCGTCATCGCCATTCAGCACACCTCTGAGCACTCTCCGGTCTTCATCAAACTTCCTAGCAATGGGTGCTACATGCTGCCCTTGCCCATCTCCAAGGAGGGCACACTGCTGCCAGGAGACATGGGCTGCCGCCTGCTCCCTGGGAGCCAGCAGAAGTCCGTCACCGTGGTGACCATCCCTGCGGAACAGCAGCCGCTGCAAGGCGGGGCTCCGCAGGAGGCGGTGGCGGAGGAGCCGGACAGGCGGGGCGTGGTGAAAAGCTCCACCTGGTCGGGCGTGTGCACTGTCATCTTGGTGGCCTGTGTCTTGGTCTTCCTCCTGGGCATCGTGCTCCACAACATGTCTTGCATTTCTAAGCGCTTCACTGTGATATCCTGTGGCTGAGGCGGGGTGCAGGGAAGGCTCTTGTGGGTGCCAACTTAGGGGTTGAGTAGGTGTTGGTGACGGGATCCCAGCGAGATGATGGGGGGCGACACTGACCATTTGGTGCTGAGCGCTGGCCTCTGGGTTGCCACTTGATTCACCTGAAGACAGATGCCAAGGGAGGAAGGTGACGGTCTCTACAAGATGCCAGGTGAATTGTTCTGAGTGTGGATGGCAACGGCTTTGAAGATGATTGCATGCATCCTCATAATCATGAACTAAATGGGCTGTGACTTATGAGTTTTCAAGATCATGTTATGAGATAGACATACTCTACTCAGACCTTAAAGCCTACATGTGCATACCATGTGATCTCTAAATGCGgtagatgaaaataaagatgctgtgtatACAAGTAGAATTAAACCTTGAatccatgtaaaaaataattcagtgaagACATACACTGCaggcttctttgctttttttttttttaatggaacccAGTCTTCATTTAgttgctaagaatttttttatagatatatattttgaatggaaccctaaatcaaaataagtgaaatggacagtcgtgtttttgtttttttttttttttttggagaaaatatttgaacaagtGTCTCCCGTGTGTTGTGTTTTGTCAGgtaccttcatttttcttcactggtGATTAGAGCTTGCTACGTGTTTATTAAGCTGGAAGCCCGACAGggaagcaataaaccaagaaATAAGGAGAAATGCCTAATCCCGCAAGAAACCCGTATGCCAGTTTTTCTCAAGCCATCtcacaaaataagaatttaaaatgtaaatattgtgtacttgtgtgtatatgtgtgtgtgatttgatTTACCTCAGGTTTTTGAGTCTTTTCAGAAGAACCCCAGGATTAAGACCTCGTGGGCATGAAGAAGTCAAGTATCTGAAACGGTGGGCACCTCGATCCTGCCAATGAGACGTCCCCTATGCGACACCCCAGTACTCACCCCTCTGCTCTGTGTTTAAGTCCTGTATTTTTTAAGGCACAAATGGAGAGTAACGAAAGTTTGACTTTTCTCCTAGTTCTGAAGTATTATAAAAGCCACACTTGTTAGCAATGGCAAAACTGATGGGCATTTCAAAAGGCCgtccacaattattttttttttgaaagatgctGTTCCTTGAGCATTAGACCTTTTTGAATTCCAGTTTCCTCTTGTTGGTGTAAGCAAGaaaatcttctgtatttcaaaatatgttttcattgagAGAAATGGCAAGGAAGACTTACTATTCACATTCCTAATGtaagtgtttttaaatgtgtaatggtttataaatgttcataaagaaagaaataaaataaaataaaataaaataaaatatttggggaaaatggcTGCAAATAGGAcctataaaatgttatattttaaatgcaacttAATCCTATGGCTTTGCTTGTTTGTTGAATGTTCTTTAGATTGAGATACTATTTATACAATGctgttttaaagtattaatttacTGTGTGATATATTTGATTATCTTAATTCTTATGTCTAATCAATATTCCTTGTTATTCTAGAAAAAGTAGATGAAACTGAAAAGAATGACAAttacaagcaaataaaaattataggaaactTTTTTGCACTGAAATCCACTTCAAAGCTCCTATACCTTGGGAAATGAAAGGAATGGGGGTTCTTAGTATATATTTGTGAAACTAGTTAATTTGGACTTCTCAGATACTCATGAGAAATTCTAAAGTAAGAATTGAGGTAACACTTTGTACTACCTAAAATAATACTTAAGACAGTGATTGGAAACTACAACTACAACTTGTTGTCATTTTACTCATGTCTGaaagttttctatatattttgtcattttataatagCATTAGTCATTGAAGTACCTtcgttatttcttttttcccctgtagtTAATAGATTGGTCTAAAAAGTACATagatatgtatatgaaaaaatatcattcacTGCTGGAAAGTAATCTATAAAGACTTTCTGCTGCTTCTCAACTAGTGAAGAGAAACCAGTTTGCTGTTTAATTCTCTAAGATGCTAGATATGCATTAACTGAGGAGAAGGAGTGATGTAGAGTGGAAATGCTAACTCGCTGGGTTACTGAAAGACAAACATAATGTCTCTTTTGActcagtttccacatatgaaaagcCATTTCAGTTTTCTGCATTACTACTAACTGCCATTAAGGCCACTTGTGGACCCAGGCTGATAGACAGCAACCCATATTTCAAGGTGACCatacaagaaggaaagaaagaacttggaTGTATCCCCTCTGGCAGCTGAGAGGTGTTGATGCCCTCAACTACCCTCACATGAATGGCTGTGGAAGCCACTTGCAGGGAGGATACAATGTATGATCCAGTGAGCCCCAGAGGGAGGAGAATCAGGGGAATGTGGTCCCCTTTCCCAGAGACCAGAGACAGTAGAGTGCAGCAGAGAAGAGCTCAGTGACTCAGAGGAAAccatgggaaggagaaagggatgtGGGATGTCCTCTTGACTGGCCATGTGGCCTGAGGTTGTGACAAGGGCTGTTTCTCTTTCTGGGGTTCCTAATAGGATCCTGGGATCTTGTCTATTCAGATGCTTCAATGAGTTCCTGTTCTGGGATCTGTTATGGAGAACAGGACTCAGTCTCTGCCTCCCTGAGTCTGCATGGGGCAGGAGTATGCTCCAGGCCTGTGTGTGATCCCTGGGCTCAAGCTGGGCTTTGCAGGCGAAGGGAGAGTGAGGCAAGTGTGCAAGGGCAGGAGAGGATGCAACAGATTGTTTAAAATTAGGATTTCTGAGATGCAACATGGTCTGGAATCAAGATTTTAGGCAACTGAGTGTGCTCCCTTCAGTTGGGCTGATGAAGAAAACATCACAGCATGGCTACACAGACTTGgcttctcagttctggaggccaaggccTGGTTGCCTGGTCCTAGTCTCTCTTCTTGGCATGTCTTCTAAAAGCCTTCCTGGAGATGCAGGCAGAGAGTGCTGGTCTCCTCATAAGGCCACTAATCATGACTCAGGGCCTCTGATCCTACCCATCCACTATGGCTGGGGAAGAGAAAACCAACCCAGGAGAAGGCATTGCCAGTAAGGCACAGGAGCTTGGCCAGCCCTCAGGGGGAGATCATGGTCAGTGCACTCTGAAGGAGCAAGCGCTCATGGGCATTTGTGCCATAACTGTGGTGATTAAATGGCAGAACCCACAATGGGCCCAAATGAGTGGGACAGGGCATGAGAAGACAAGGGGAAACACAGCCTAATATGTTCCTTGTGCTCATGGGGAGGACGTGCATGCGGGCTGACCCATGAACTGAGAGTCCTAGTCACAGGCACAGGTCCTCGGGGGACTGAGCACCTGACATGAGCTAGAGCAAGTCTGGACCAATTCTGTACCCGGGCAGGTGTGAGCTTCAcacccacccccaaaacaattttaattgttttgactttgaataaatattaCCTTCATAACACACCATAACTGGTGACTCCTGCACAGCCAGGCTTTTAGAAgagcttttattgttttatcaaaGCAAAATCATACAAGGCTCTTGGTGGCCTCTCTGAACTTAAAAAGTACATGCTGCAATCCAAGATTTAGATGATGGTGCCGCCACCTTCTGTGGCATGAGCATGAAGCAGGGGCACTGTCCATGAGTGTGCTGGCATCCAAGATACCCTGATAGGTCATGGCAGGTTGTGGGCTACAGTTACACAGTCAAACATCCTGTGAGAGAAAGCGGCAGCATTTCTGTTATGAAAACCCCATAAGCACTGTAAAGGCGATGGCTGTTACTTAAATAGTTTCAACTGTGCCTTGTGGTGAAGCCAGCACATTCTTGGGGCTGATGATGCCCATCTGTTGAAAAAGGAGGTTTCTTCCCCACAGCCAAGACCTGAGCGGTGACCATTCTGGTTTCTATAATGGGACAGGCAAATCCCCATCCAGGGCACCCCCCACATGTCTGACCGGGTGCCTGGTGAACAGCTGACCCACTTCTCTTTGGCTTTGTGGAATGATGGTAACCTTTATGTCTCTGCATTATACTTTCCCTGACTATCAATATGAACAAATGATTTGATACTTTCTGCTTCTAAATACAAAGGCAGCCAATAATTGGagcaggtgtatgtgtgtgtgtgtgtgtgtgtgtgtgtgtgtgtgtgtgtgtttgtgtgtgtgtgtgtgtagattctCTGTCTTCTCGGTATCAATAGCTATGATTTTACCAGGAGCCCAGATGGATTATGGTTAATGCCTTTGAGaaagattttgttgttttaaattcaataaagttttCCTACTCTGCTTTTATTCTGTTGTTTGCTTCACTGAATCCAGTCTAGAATGTCTGTTTCTTTCCAGCAAAACACAGctatttgagaaagaaatatgcTTTAGATAATAGATTTTCCTAGTAAATACCAGACCAggtacattgtatttttttcacaaCCCAAGTACTTTGTTATGGTAGTGCACAGcacaatgaaattatattttgcagACTTCAAAGTGAAGCTTGCAGAATAGGAAACCGAAACCTGCCctgtgaaataagacagacacagtggtgcatttAGCCAGTGTCAAGACAAATGGTCACACATGACATCTGGCCATTGAAGGAGCAGGGGACATGGCCCAGGCCACCTGGAGGCATGCTTAGCAGTGTGGTCTTCGCTCCTGCTGTCCTACCCTgcttcctgccctggcctcctggggcaaACCTGAGTGAAATCCATCTGCATGTGATGTGGCATTCCTGTGTGGGTTGAGGGGAGCATGTCTTCACCGTCCTGAGGTCTTCCCTTGCCAGGGAAGGATCCTGACCCACTCTCCACAGGGAGAAAGCCCAGGACAGAGATGGAGCAGGCATCTTACCACAGCATCCTCAGCACTGGTCACTGTGCATCCTACCCACCATGGGCCTGCCACTTGGAAAGCCCAGCTCAGTTTACATCCCTTCCTATGGCCATGCTCCCCAGGTTCGTGGTGCTTTGCTGAGAAGCCTTCCCACCAGATGATGTGCAAGTAAGTGTCCACTGCCAGTGAGCCTGAGAACCTCCTCTGCAAAATTATCCctggctcttctttttctctttaggagTTAGCATAGCACTTGGAAAATCAAACTGCGTCATGAACAAGCAGTAAGGAATGTCTTGAACATTCTAGAATGTACACTCCAAAGTGTGATTCTGAGTGTTTGTGTCCTGGTATCATGGATCTGAGCTATGAAAAGGACCAACAACTTCCACCTGTGGGGATAATAGGGGAATGATGCAGTGCTGAGGGCAGAATTCCCAGGGGTTCACAACTCTCCACTCTGCAATTTATTGCTAAGActggaaattataagaaaatctatagacattgggaaaaacattgtaaaaactacCAACCATTCTGAATTTAACTGCAAGGAATATGTTATTAAGGTAGCAAGCAACAGAATAttgtaaataattcttaaatgttgATAGAGATAACACGTGCTGCCTTGTGAATAAACAAGAGCAATCAGAGTGTGTGGAGTGGCTACTGTAATGGAGAACTCTGTCTTGCAACTAATTTTCACATTCACTGTTTAAAGGGTCATTTGGAAAGTAATTGTTCTTCTTCTTATGTGCTCACTAGctcacatttagaaatatttctcttaaaatatttctctcctaCTTATACTATTAGAATTGTTCTCTGTATGTGGAgctatgtatgtgcacatgtatatttaaattatgtaaattctttagtttatgaaaaaagaaagaaagaaatgcaagctTAACATTTGTGCAaacaattatttccttttctgaacaCTAAGAACAGAAATTGCAAGGTGAGGTTACTTCTACCCAGAGATGAATACGTGATATTTTCCCAGCAGAAGTGCTTTATTCCTTGCACTGGACGTTCTGAAGCTGTAGGAGGGATGTCAATACGCTCTCTGGGTCTGCTGCACAGAGATCCAGAGGGGTCTCCAGTGGAGGCTTTAAGGAGGTTCATGACCCAGGAAAGGGTGGTATGGGCACCAGGTGGCCTCCAGGgtgccttccctcactctctcgCCAGCACCAACCTTGTTGCAGTCATACTGAATCCTGATCTGGTTGAAGATGAAACCCTTGGGTGTGTAGACCTGAGTCACTTGCTACAGTGTGGACCCAAGGCTGAAGGCCCCTGTGCTGGAGTGCTCAGCTCCCTAGGATATCATACCAGGGCATGGAACGGCTTGCTAAGCCCCAGGGGGAAATAGACAGAGGATGGTGTGCCAGGGATAATCCagctccttccccatccccagtggAAGTGAGATGAGTGCTAGTGCTACTTTAGCTCTGGGGTTCAGATTGGAGAGACACTGAGAACTCCTGAACCCTTCACTCCACGGCTTCCCAGAAAGCCTTGATGCTCTGGGAACAACAAATGCAAGAAGATTTTATAGCAATTGGGATATTCCCAGTGGGATTGGGCTGACAATATTTTGGGATTCTGCCCCACTGGGGATCAGGAACCCCAACCATTGGATTGTATGCATGTCCATCTCTTTTCTTACTTCCTAgttctttaaaaacaaggaaCACTAGAATAAACAAAGGAAGAGCCTTCTTCTGATCCCATGCGGAAATGGACAGAATATATGGAGCCAGACTGAGGCCTGACCCCCGCCTGGGCCTCCTACCCATATCGGACCATGGCTGAGCCCCATACAGGGAATGAGGCCATGGGCCAGAACACGGACATGTGAGGATGAGCCTGCTTCTGCTGCCACCCCACCTTCCCAGCCTAGGATTTTCTGCCACTCCTTAATAAATATATCTCAACACTCCACGGGCAGCAGTTGGCTGGCCATGATCACACACTCCATATCAATCCTTACTTATTCAATCCTAGTTTTACTAAAACCATTTGGGTAAATCCCATGTACTGTGAGAAATTATTAaggttaattttctttaatttgagaAGCTCAACAAAGCTAAATCAAAGATACTAAAACAGTTAGTATCCTGACAGTCATACATTAGTGTCAAGCCTGGCCCTAAGGCAGATGTTGGCCTATGGGATGTGACAGTCTTGTGAGGGCTCTGACCTGTCAGGATTCATACAGTGATGGGTTCACATGCTAATGATTTTGGGGAACTTTGTGATATAAGTAAATTCTCTCAATGTCCCCTGGCCACTTGGATGTTAGTGCTTtgcaccctgatgttctgccttatcaaGGACCCAGACACAATAAAGTCACATGACCacagacaaaaaacaaagtaaacctTTTGTCCTTTTAACTTGTttctctcaggtgttttgtcatggCAACTGAAAAATGTGAATCAACAGAATATCCCTTCATCTAAAgaactagaaattttatttttaaactttacattgTTTTCTAGTCACAGAACCATTTTCTTTGGAAGATGTCACACTTAATAACACAAGCAACAAGCAACACAAATGTGTTATATAGACTAGTAATATGGTAGTTTGGGCTcagaagtgatatatatatatatacacacacacacacacacacacacacacacacacacacacacttatttattttttgtaatgttgttattttttccatCATATCATTGAAGAAAATGTATCTTGGAATTGTGGTAAGTGCTCATCTAGGTTAATGTCCAGGCAGCAGATGGGCTGGCATGTTCAGGGCCGGTGAGCACAGCTGTTTGTATCCTTCTCTCCTTGTGGTCTAACCCCAGGAAACCAGGGAAGAAAACCAGACCTCAGTGCCAGGAAGGAAATGGTGTGCTGCTGCTTACTTCTGGAGAACCCCCACCAACAGACCAGTGTAAGCCTTTGAGTATCTCTAATTGACAGAGGGCTGCTGGGACATGTAGGCTGTGCTGAGAA
This region of Urocitellus parryii isolate mUroPar1 unplaced genomic scaffold, mUroPar1.hap1 Scaffold_83, whole genome shotgun sequence genomic DNA includes:
- the LOC144253006 gene encoding E3 ubiquitin-protein ligase RNF152-like, translated to METLSQDSLLECQICFNYYSPRRRPKLLDCKHTCCSVCLQQMRTSQKDVRSSWCLGITKLPPGFSVSQLPYDPEVLAVIAIQHTSEHSPVFIKLPSNGCYMLPLPISKEGTLLPGDMGCRLLPGSQQKSVTVVTIPAEQQPLQGGAPQEAVAEEPDRRGVVKSSTWSGVCTVILVACVLVFLLGIVLHNMSCISKRFTVISCG